Proteins from a single region of Mucilaginibacter daejeonensis:
- a CDS encoding PQQ-dependent sugar dehydrogenase gives MTITNPLTIMMPKVLTIALLSSALLLSTCSKNSSDNGSQAGNADLDAKVLTDRLTFPWEILWGPDNMLWMTERGGKISRVDPSNGQVSPLVTVPDVKAQGEGGLLGMVLHPDFGSTPQVFVAYNYDKNGTYTEKIVRYTYSGGTLNSPVVLLDNIPAANNHNGCRLAISPDRKLFITTGDATSASQAQNAGSLSGKILRLNLDGSIPSDNPTSGNPIWTLGHRNPQGLVFANDRLYSSEHGNTTDDEVNIIQKGRNYGWPNVEGYCSTGNEPAFCSTNNVAEPIQAWSPTIAPSGIDYYNNDAIPQWKNSLLLAVLKDSQLLQLKLSASSDKVETVNPFYKGTYGRMRDVAISPDGKVYIITSNGGATDKIVVVSKK, from the coding sequence ATGACCATAACCAATCCATTGACCATTATGATGCCTAAAGTATTGACGATCGCACTGCTTAGTAGTGCGCTGCTACTGAGCACCTGCAGCAAGAACTCGTCTGACAACGGCAGCCAAGCCGGCAACGCCGACCTCGACGCCAAAGTACTGACCGACCGGCTCACCTTCCCATGGGAGATACTTTGGGGACCCGATAACATGCTATGGATGACCGAACGCGGCGGCAAGATCAGCCGGGTTGACCCATCCAACGGACAGGTGAGTCCTTTAGTCACGGTTCCTGATGTAAAGGCCCAAGGCGAGGGCGGCCTATTGGGCATGGTGCTGCACCCCGACTTCGGCTCCACTCCGCAAGTATTTGTGGCGTACAATTATGATAAGAACGGTACCTACACCGAAAAGATCGTCCGTTATACCTACAGCGGCGGTACATTGAATAGCCCGGTGGTATTGCTCGATAACATCCCGGCGGCCAATAATCATAATGGCTGCCGCCTGGCCATATCGCCCGACCGTAAACTCTTCATCACCACCGGCGATGCCACCTCGGCCTCACAAGCACAGAACGCGGGCAGTCTGTCGGGCAAGATCCTTCGCTTGAACCTCGATGGTAGCATACCATCAGATAACCCGACCTCCGGCAACCCGATTTGGACCTTAGGACACCGCAACCCACAAGGATTGGTTTTCGCTAACGACCGTTTATACAGCTCAGAACATGGCAATACCACTGATGACGAGGTGAACATTATTCAAAAAGGTCGCAACTACGGCTGGCCTAACGTGGAGGGTTATTGCAGCACCGGCAACGAACCGGCTTTTTGCAGCACCAACAACGTAGCCGAACCGATCCAGGCCTGGTCGCCCACCATCGCACCTTCGGGCATCGACTATTACAACAATGACGCTATCCCGCAGTGGAAGAACTCCCTGTTGCTGGCCGTGCTCAAGGACAGCCAGCTGTTGCAATTAAAGCTCTCAGCATCAAGTGATAAGGTCGAGACCGTCAACCCCTTTTACAAAGGCACCTACGGCCGTATGCGCGATGTGGCTATAAGCCCCGACGGCAAGGTTTACATCATCACCAGCAACGGCGGAGCTACGGATAAGATCGTGGTGGTGAGTAAGAAGTAG
- a CDS encoding redoxin family protein has translation MANRDHDTSITAFTLTVADLGGNPTTYTGHIQIDGTFKIAFEQFIAQDITLTPIVKKMITHPGDSIHIDLDLKEMGNAKFSGDAEKLNADLFHYANEYYSTSNTDMDTIKVRDGDLPALGSYCLNMRTALQNNREEFIEKFDPDEELLAWTKNFINAQYYYKYAWYTVVAKTYRPGVSPLEKLENLSGFEQDIKDLFNQKLLCADAYNVLPFLAPAMDKKLIKGLSPEQRKQLYLVKIKKEVKNEELRELLIGLTFYYDLVENDADEFDRRRKTFDQNIKTPFIKQPLLRFYETVKYNTPTPEELSNSIKEQIKNTPAQGILDSIKTEHSGKVIYIDVWATWCGPCKAQMFASEKLAQKYKGKKVDFVYLCIGSKHGAWLSTLQQMKLSGSQYFCNDEQSESFMRGLGIKGIPYHLLINDKGQVVEMGNYLGPEDAVTMRKIDKLLKKGRLHVMQQIAS, from the coding sequence GTGGCCAACCGTGACCATGATACCAGCATAACCGCATTCACCCTTACCGTGGCCGACCTTGGCGGCAATCCCACTACCTACACAGGCCACATCCAGATCGATGGCACGTTCAAAATAGCATTTGAACAGTTCATTGCACAGGATATTACGCTGACCCCCATCGTGAAAAAAATGATCACCCACCCAGGCGATAGCATTCATATAGACCTTGACCTGAAAGAAATGGGTAACGCCAAATTCAGTGGCGATGCCGAAAAACTGAATGCCGATCTGTTCCACTACGCTAATGAGTATTACAGCACCTCCAATACCGATATGGATACCATTAAGGTGCGAGATGGCGATCTTCCAGCATTAGGCAGTTATTGCCTTAACATGCGTACAGCACTACAGAACAATAGAGAAGAATTTATAGAAAAGTTTGACCCTGATGAAGAATTGCTTGCCTGGACAAAGAACTTTATCAACGCTCAGTATTACTACAAATATGCATGGTATACAGTGGTCGCGAAAACCTATCGACCTGGAGTATCACCGTTAGAGAAACTTGAAAATTTATCAGGTTTTGAGCAGGATATAAAAGACCTCTTCAACCAGAAATTGCTTTGTGCCGATGCCTATAACGTGTTGCCCTTTTTGGCTCCTGCTATGGATAAAAAGCTTATTAAAGGACTATCGCCCGAACAAAGAAAACAACTATATCTCGTTAAGATCAAAAAAGAAGTGAAGAATGAGGAACTGCGCGAATTGCTCATTGGACTAACTTTTTACTATGATCTAGTTGAAAATGACGCTGATGAGTTCGATAGACGCCGCAAGACGTTCGATCAAAACATCAAAACGCCGTTCATAAAACAGCCGCTCTTGCGCTTTTATGAAACGGTGAAATACAACACCCCAACGCCCGAAGAGCTATCCAACAGCATCAAAGAACAGATCAAAAATACGCCTGCGCAAGGCATTTTAGATTCGATAAAAACGGAACACTCTGGAAAAGTGATCTATATTGATGTATGGGCCACCTGGTGCGGCCCATGCAAAGCACAGATGTTCGCATCTGAAAAACTGGCTCAAAAGTATAAAGGCAAGAAGGTTGACTTCGTTTACCTGTGCATAGGTTCAAAACACGGTGCGTGGTTGTCTACTTTGCAGCAGATGAAGCTTAGCGGTTCGCAATATTTTTGCAATGATGAACAAAGTGAGAGCTTTATGCGTGGCTTAGGGATCAAAGGCATTCCTTATCACTTGCTGATCAATGATAAAGGTCAGGTAGTTGAAATGGGTAATTATCTTGGACCGGAAGATGCTGTCACTATGCGTAAGATCGACAAACTTTTAAAAAAGGGCCGATTGCACGTGATGCAACAAATAGCTTCGTAA
- a CDS encoding O-acetylhomoserine aminocarboxypropyltransferase/cysteine synthase family protein codes for MSAAPLKFETLQLHAGQEADPTTGSRAVPLYQTTSYVFKNAEHGANLFALKEFGNIYSRIMNPTTDVFEKRIAALEGGVAALATSSGQAAQFLALNNILQAGDNFVTSPFLYGGTYNQFKVAFKRFGIEARFAKDDRPESFEPLIDAKTKAIYLETIGNPGFNVPDFDQIAALARKHDLPLIVDNTFGAGGYLFRPLEHGAHVVVESATKWIGGHGTSIGGVIVDGGNYNWGNGKFPQFTEPAEGYHGLVFNDVFGIGGPFGNIQFIIRARVEGLRDLGASQSPFNSFLLIQGLETLSLRVQRHVDNALELATWLEQHPQVARVNYPGLTSSPYHTLAKKYLKNGFGAVLSFELKGNKENATKFIDSLQLVSHLANVGDAKTLIIQPSATTHQQLNDAEQLAAGVTPALLRLAVGIEHIDDIKADLQQAFDQVQQQHPGLEAVQQIADHISVER; via the coding sequence ATGTCAGCAGCACCTTTAAAATTCGAGACCTTACAATTACATGCCGGCCAGGAAGCCGACCCTACCACCGGTTCACGCGCGGTACCGTTATATCAAACCACCTCATACGTGTTCAAGAACGCCGAGCACGGCGCCAACCTTTTCGCACTAAAGGAGTTCGGTAACATCTACTCACGTATCATGAACCCCACGACCGATGTGTTCGAAAAACGCATCGCGGCGTTGGAGGGTGGTGTAGCAGCTTTGGCCACCTCATCGGGTCAGGCGGCACAGTTCCTGGCACTGAATAATATCCTGCAGGCGGGCGACAACTTCGTGACCTCCCCGTTCCTGTATGGCGGCACTTACAATCAGTTCAAAGTAGCGTTCAAACGCTTTGGTATCGAGGCCCGTTTTGCCAAGGATGATCGCCCGGAGAGCTTTGAGCCACTGATCGATGCCAAAACCAAGGCCATTTACCTGGAGACCATCGGCAACCCAGGGTTCAACGTGCCGGATTTCGACCAGATCGCTGCCTTGGCCCGCAAGCATGACCTGCCACTCATCGTGGATAATACCTTTGGCGCAGGTGGTTACCTGTTCCGCCCGTTGGAGCATGGAGCTCACGTGGTGGTGGAAAGCGCCACCAAATGGATAGGCGGCCACGGCACAAGCATTGGCGGCGTGATCGTTGATGGCGGCAATTACAATTGGGGCAACGGCAAGTTCCCGCAATTCACTGAGCCTGCCGAAGGCTATCACGGATTGGTGTTCAATGATGTGTTCGGCATTGGCGGGCCGTTCGGTAATATCCAGTTCATTATCAGGGCACGCGTAGAAGGATTGCGTGACCTCGGCGCCTCACAATCGCCATTCAATTCATTCCTGCTCATTCAAGGCCTCGAGACCTTATCATTACGGGTACAGCGGCATGTTGACAATGCCTTGGAGCTGGCTACCTGGCTCGAGCAACATCCGCAGGTGGCCCGTGTCAATTACCCGGGACTGACCTCTTCGCCATATCATACCCTTGCCAAAAAGTACCTAAAGAATGGCTTTGGCGCGGTGTTGAGCTTTGAGTTGAAAGGCAATAAAGAGAACGCCACCAAATTTATTGACAGCCTGCAACTGGTGAGCCATTTGGCCAACGTGGGCGATGCCAAAACGCTGATCATTCAGCCATCCGCCACTACACACCAGCAACTGAACGATGCCGAGCAATTGGCGGCAGGTGTTACCCCTGCCCTGCTGCGCCTGGCGGTAGGCATCGAGCATATCGACGACATCAAAGCCGACCTGCAACAGGCCTTTGATCAGGTACAGCAACAACACCCCGGCCTTGAGGCCGTGCAACAGATCGCGGATCACATCTCTGTTGAAAGATAG
- a CDS encoding homoserine O-acetyltransferase family protein — translation MSTKVYRHDSRFELESGDDLPCLEIGYHTYGRLNAAKDNVVWVCHALTANSDVLDWWKGLIGEGYFFNPDEHFIICANVLSSPYGTTNPLSIDPSTGQPYYLNFPTVTVRDMVKAHQLLADALGIDRIDVLIGGSLGGQQALEWSITQPDRIKQLILIATNARHSPWGIAFNESQRLALQADATFNNGTPEGGSAGLKAARSMALLSYRGYKAYNITQHEDDDSKTDDYRASSYQSYQGQKLVNRFNAYSYWYLSKAMDSHHAGRGRGGLEKALSGIKAQTLVIGIRSDILFPVEEQQYLFQHIPNAAYSEFDSFYAHDGFLIETEKLTKIIASFITTDVRGKIIELQKIA, via the coding sequence ATGAGTACAAAAGTTTACAGGCACGATAGCCGGTTCGAATTGGAAAGCGGTGACGACTTACCCTGTTTGGAGATAGGCTATCATACCTATGGCCGCTTAAATGCGGCGAAAGATAATGTGGTGTGGGTATGCCATGCCCTCACTGCCAACTCTGACGTGTTGGATTGGTGGAAAGGCCTCATTGGCGAAGGTTACTTTTTTAACCCGGATGAGCATTTCATTATTTGTGCCAACGTGCTGAGTTCACCTTATGGCACCACCAACCCGTTAAGTATCGACCCATCCACCGGGCAACCTTATTACCTGAACTTCCCTACCGTTACCGTACGTGACATGGTGAAGGCTCATCAGCTACTGGCCGATGCCTTGGGTATCGACCGCATCGATGTATTGATAGGTGGCTCATTAGGTGGGCAGCAGGCACTGGAGTGGAGCATCACCCAGCCCGATCGTATCAAACAACTGATACTGATCGCCACTAACGCCAGGCACTCACCATGGGGCATTGCGTTCAATGAGTCGCAACGGTTGGCCTTACAGGCCGATGCTACCTTTAACAACGGCACGCCCGAAGGTGGCAGCGCTGGATTAAAGGCGGCGCGAAGCATGGCCCTGCTATCATACCGTGGCTACAAGGCCTACAACATTACCCAGCACGAGGACGATGACAGTAAGACCGACGACTACCGCGCATCGAGCTATCAAAGCTACCAGGGACAAAAACTGGTGAACCGCTTTAACGCTTACAGCTACTGGTATTTGAGCAAGGCTATGGATTCGCACCATGCCGGCCGTGGCCGTGGTGGTTTAGAAAAAGCGTTGAGCGGCATCAAGGCTCAAACGCTGGTGATCGGCATCAGGTCTGACATTTTGTTCCCGGTAGAGGAGCAACAATACCTTTTCCAGCACATTCCTAATGCGGCCTATTCGGAGTTCGATTCCTTTTACGCGCATGACGGCTTCCTGATCGAGACCGAGAAGCTCACCAAGATCATTGCCTCCTTCATCACTACCGACGTGCGGGGCAAGATCATCGAATTACAAAAGATCGCTTAA
- a CDS encoding homoserine dehydrogenase: protein MSKKLTIGLFGFGVVGQGLHDIIKTKNLNIEIKKIAIKNPDKARSLPADLFTTDRNEILNDPEINTVVELINDTEAAFQIVSTALKSGKSVVSASKKMLALHLQELIDLQHEHNVSLLYEGSVCGSIPIIRNLEEYYDNELLHSVSGIFNGSSNYILSKGSIEGLDYDTALKQAQDLGFAETDPTSDVGGYDAKYKLVIAAAHAYGVVVNPDEVFNFGIQTLAPQDLQYAREKRWKIKLVPVVKELDDEHVTLFVLPKFVTDTEFLYNVEYEYNGVTVQAAFADQQFFFGKGAGGHPTGSAVLSDIAALRYDYAYEYKKARNAQGLNFTNDVELNIYLRYDDEALVEALGFKHIHERFYSDNFKFVCGKINLQKLIEQKQRISDSKAFIAFADQLTGVSLASAN, encoded by the coding sequence ATGAGTAAAAAATTAACTATAGGCCTTTTTGGCTTTGGCGTGGTGGGTCAGGGTTTGCATGACATCATCAAGACCAAGAACCTGAACATCGAGATCAAAAAGATCGCGATCAAGAACCCCGACAAAGCTCGCAGCCTGCCTGCCGACCTGTTCACCACCGACCGCAACGAGATCCTGAACGACCCTGAGATCAATACCGTGGTGGAACTGATCAATGATACTGAGGCCGCCTTCCAGATCGTTTCTACCGCACTGAAAAGTGGCAAGAGCGTGGTATCGGCCAGTAAAAAGATGCTGGCCTTGCACCTGCAAGAGCTGATCGATCTGCAGCATGAACACAATGTATCATTACTGTACGAAGGTTCGGTTTGCGGTAGTATACCGATCATCCGTAACTTGGAAGAGTATTATGATAATGAGTTACTGCACTCCGTAAGCGGTATCTTCAACGGTTCATCTAACTACATACTAAGCAAAGGCTCTATCGAAGGGCTGGATTATGACACCGCCCTGAAGCAGGCCCAGGACCTCGGTTTTGCCGAGACCGACCCCACCTCTGACGTGGGCGGATATGATGCCAAATACAAATTGGTGATCGCCGCTGCCCATGCCTATGGCGTGGTGGTTAACCCCGATGAGGTATTTAACTTTGGCATACAGACCCTTGCCCCACAGGACCTGCAGTACGCCCGCGAGAAACGCTGGAAGATCAAGCTGGTACCGGTGGTGAAAGAGCTGGACGACGAGCATGTGACCTTATTTGTGCTGCCCAAATTTGTGACCGATACCGAATTTTTATACAACGTGGAGTACGAATATAACGGCGTTACCGTGCAGGCGGCCTTTGCCGATCAGCAATTCTTTTTTGGTAAAGGCGCTGGCGGCCACCCTACCGGTTCGGCCGTATTGAGCGACATTGCGGCCCTGCGTTATGATTATGCTTACGAGTACAAAAAGGCCCGTAACGCACAGGGACTGAACTTTACCAACGATGTGGAACTAAATATATACCTGCGTTATGATGACGAGGCGTTGGTAGAAGCACTGGGCTTTAAGCATATTCACGAACGCTTTTACTCCGACAACTTTAAATTCGTTTGCGGAAAGATCAACCTGCAAAAACTGATCGAACAAAAACAGCGTATATCAGACAGTAAGGCTTTTATAGCCTTTGCCGACCAGCTAACGGGGGTCAGTTTAGCATCGGCCAACTAA
- a CDS encoding DUF4348 domain-containing protein, with the protein MVKNIYCTTALLIILVAGGLRASNFGLTDLGQAVTPVESFNEFFQRFNKDKAFQYSRITFPLKNIYDDENGRYTTKYTAKKNHKYADLSKIKHVIITRKQVSKGRVVVKIQIGDAGIYVEYDFMLRANKWYLERTVDRST; encoded by the coding sequence ATGGTCAAGAATATATACTGCACTACGGCCTTACTCATCATATTGGTAGCAGGTGGTCTACGTGCATCCAATTTTGGGTTGACCGATCTTGGACAAGCTGTCACTCCCGTCGAATCGTTCAATGAGTTCTTCCAACGATTTAATAAGGATAAGGCGTTTCAATACTCACGAATAACGTTTCCGTTGAAGAATATCTATGACGATGAGAACGGTCGATACACTACCAAGTACACCGCAAAAAAGAATCACAAGTATGCTGATCTGAGCAAGATAAAGCATGTGATCATTACACGGAAGCAAGTTTCAAAGGGACGTGTTGTGGTGAAGATACAGATCGGTGACGCCGGCATTTACGTCGAGTACGATTTTATGCTCAGAGCAAACAAATGGTACTTAGAACGGACAGTAGACCGTTCAACCTGA
- a CDS encoding glycosyltransferase family 87 protein yields MSKYLKLFTNQVFVTILWFGLSFFAVLKQVLHHHYNNYLIYKYTFVDLVRQINLYAPQPRYFDDSNHYGPLFGLVIAPFTLLPDQLGCVAWVMVNAWVLYKAISMLPITTWQRNAILLICAHELMTASYNVQFNPMMTAIIVLSFVFIRSGREFWAAALIVAGTCIKLYGVVGLAFFFFTDNKLRFLLSLAFWSVVLVLLPMVFSAPSFVMQSYYDWYVSLSEKNAVNTTSHMQDISVMGMIRRIFHYPQLSNLLVLLPGLALFGLQYLNIKSYKVLPYQMLILASTLLFTVIFSTGSESPTYIIAFVGVATWYMNLERPTVSGFDIALLVFALVITSLSPSDLFPQPINRAYIKPYALKALPCLLIWLKIVYETLTRKFYRPPVHAVE; encoded by the coding sequence ATGTCTAAATACCTCAAGCTGTTCACTAACCAAGTGTTCGTTACCATCCTGTGGTTCGGTTTGAGTTTTTTTGCGGTGCTTAAGCAAGTGCTGCATCATCATTACAATAACTACCTCATTTACAAATACACGTTCGTTGACCTGGTGCGCCAGATCAACCTTTATGCGCCGCAGCCGCGTTACTTTGACGACAGCAATCATTATGGTCCGCTGTTCGGGCTGGTGATCGCTCCTTTTACCCTGCTGCCCGATCAGTTGGGCTGCGTAGCCTGGGTAATGGTGAATGCTTGGGTGCTGTACAAGGCCATCAGCATGCTGCCGATCACCACCTGGCAACGTAACGCCATTTTGCTGATCTGCGCACATGAGCTCATGACAGCTTCGTACAACGTGCAGTTCAACCCCATGATGACGGCCATCATCGTGCTCAGCTTTGTGTTCATCCGCTCCGGCCGCGAATTCTGGGCCGCAGCGCTCATCGTGGCGGGCACCTGCATCAAGCTTTACGGCGTGGTGGGGCTGGCGTTCTTTTTTTTCACCGATAACAAACTGCGCTTCCTGCTATCACTTGCTTTCTGGAGCGTGGTGCTGGTGTTGCTGCCCATGGTGTTCTCGGCCCCATCATTTGTGATGCAAAGCTATTACGATTGGTACGTGAGCCTGAGCGAAAAGAACGCCGTGAACACTACCTCGCACATGCAAGACATCAGCGTGATGGGTATGATCCGGCGCATATTCCATTATCCGCAATTGAGCAATTTGCTGGTGCTGTTACCTGGTCTGGCGCTGTTCGGCCTGCAATACCTCAATATCAAAAGTTATAAGGTGCTGCCTTACCAAATGCTTATACTGGCCTCAACCCTGCTGTTCACGGTCATTTTCAGCACCGGGTCAGAGTCGCCTACGTATATAATCGCATTTGTGGGTGTGGCGACCTGGTATATGAACTTGGAACGGCCTACCGTGAGCGGCTTTGACATAGCGCTGCTGGTGTTCGCACTGGTGATCACCAGTTTGTCGCCTTCGGACCTGTTCCCGCAACCCATTAACCGCGCCTACATTAAACCATACGCGTTAAAAGCCCTGCCCTGCCTGCTGATATGGCTTAAGATCGTGTATGAAACACTGACTCGTAAGTTTTACCGGCCACCTGTTCATGCTGTTGAATAA